The following proteins come from a genomic window of Actinomarinicola tropica:
- a CDS encoding Nramp family divalent metal transporter, protein MSVATSAPDQPEIATRAQPPEAPSGRKILPWIGPGLLWMISAVGTGSVLFTPRVASQHRYALLWVLLAVCLLMWVMIREAARYTVVTGRSLLEGFARLPGPARWAVWVVLVPQVVAAVAGIAGLASIVGSALETAVGGDHRLWAAGAIVAAAVLVVTDGYPLIEKAARYLAAVLTGITVVAAVRVGPSLGDLGAGLVPSLPDGIDPYVVGPWIGTILAGSMGIVWFSYWTAARGFGGRSPLAESPDTEDDEIEPLGEEDRHERIHAWMRLMSTTAAVGVVAGAIVLVAYMVLGAELLAPEGILPQGSDVAADLSRLLQDVWGRTGFWLMIAAVLVALGGSVLANQDGWGRSFADMTIILRRGHGLPAWATRRRLTELYVLTLTGVLPIVVVLLVSDPVAIMSASGLVAALHTPLIVGLIVAVNRRDLPDELGPGWVTTGLTGSSVVVYTVVGALQVIG, encoded by the coding sequence ATGTCTGTTGCGACCTCCGCGCCCGACCAGCCCGAGATCGCCACCCGGGCCCAACCGCCCGAGGCCCCGAGCGGCCGCAAGATCCTCCCGTGGATCGGCCCCGGGCTCCTGTGGATGATCTCCGCCGTCGGCACCGGCTCGGTGCTGTTCACGCCTCGGGTCGCGTCCCAGCACCGCTACGCCCTGCTGTGGGTGCTCCTCGCCGTGTGCCTCCTGATGTGGGTGATGATCCGTGAGGCCGCCCGGTACACCGTCGTCACCGGCCGCAGCCTCCTCGAGGGCTTCGCCCGACTCCCCGGCCCGGCCCGGTGGGCGGTCTGGGTCGTGTTGGTGCCCCAGGTCGTCGCGGCGGTGGCGGGCATCGCGGGCTTGGCGTCGATCGTCGGGAGCGCGCTCGAGACCGCCGTCGGCGGCGACCACCGACTGTGGGCCGCGGGGGCGATCGTCGCCGCAGCGGTCCTCGTCGTCACCGATGGCTACCCGCTCATCGAGAAGGCGGCCCGGTACCTCGCGGCGGTGCTCACCGGCATCACGGTCGTCGCCGCCGTCAGGGTCGGACCCTCGCTCGGCGACCTCGGCGCCGGCCTGGTGCCCTCGCTGCCCGACGGCATCGACCCCTACGTCGTCGGCCCGTGGATCGGCACGATCCTCGCCGGCTCGATGGGCATCGTCTGGTTCTCCTACTGGACCGCGGCCCGCGGGTTCGGCGGACGCAGCCCCCTCGCCGAGTCGCCCGACACCGAGGACGACGAGATCGAGCCGCTCGGCGAGGAGGACCGCCACGAGCGGATCCACGCCTGGATGAGACTCATGTCGACGACCGCGGCGGTCGGGGTCGTCGCCGGTGCCATCGTGCTCGTCGCCTACATGGTGCTCGGCGCCGAGCTCCTCGCCCCCGAGGGCATCCTCCCCCAGGGCAGCGACGTGGCCGCCGACCTCTCGCGGCTCCTCCAGGACGTCTGGGGGCGCACCGGCTTCTGGCTGATGATCGCCGCCGTCCTCGTCGCCCTCGGCGGCAGCGTCCTCGCCAACCAGGACGGGTGGGGGCGCAGCTTCGCCGACATGACGATCATCCTCCGGCGGGGCCACGGCCTCCCCGCCTGGGCGACGCGGCGGCGCCTGACCGAGCTGTACGTCCTCACGCTCACGGGCGTGCTCCCGATCGTCGTCGTGCTCCTCGTCAGCGACCCGGTGGCGATCATGTCCGCGTCGGGGCTCGTCGCCGCCCTGCACACCCCGCTGATCGTCGGTCTGATCGTGGCCGTCAACCGCCGAGACCTCCCCGACGAGCTCGGCCCGGGCTGGGTGACCACGGGTCTGACGGGTTCGAGCGTCGTCGTCTACACGGTCGTCGGCGCCCTGCAGGTCATCGGCTGA
- a CDS encoding VOC family protein, which yields MALARWKDLCIDAADAAVVGRFWADALGLELTVDDDGDAVLRGARPEETIWINAVPEPTTSKNRVHLDVDVTSLDPLLDLGATVLRPEGDGGIRWTLLADPEGNELCAFLRDEIDTDAPARRYAMVVDCASSQASQAEATWWADVLGATVNDDGRGFWWVEGIDGFPFDSWDLVPVPEPKTVKNRIHWDLVCDDVPALVARGCTVLRAPDGDISWHVLADPAGNELCAFPSAE from the coding sequence ATGGCGCTCGCCCGGTGGAAGGACCTCTGCATCGATGCCGCCGACGCGGCCGTCGTCGGTCGGTTCTGGGCCGACGCCCTCGGACTCGAGCTCACGGTCGACGACGACGGCGATGCGGTGCTCCGGGGCGCCCGGCCGGAGGAGACCATCTGGATCAACGCCGTGCCCGAGCCCACGACGTCGAAGAACCGGGTCCACCTCGACGTCGACGTGACGTCGCTCGACCCGCTCCTCGACCTCGGCGCCACCGTCCTGCGGCCCGAGGGCGACGGCGGGATCCGCTGGACCCTCCTGGCCGACCCCGAGGGCAACGAGCTCTGCGCTTTCCTGCGCGACGAGATCGACACCGATGCCCCCGCCCGCCGCTACGCCATGGTCGTCGACTGCGCCTCCTCACAGGCCTCTCAGGCCGAGGCGACGTGGTGGGCCGACGTGCTCGGCGCGACCGTGAACGACGACGGACGCGGGTTCTGGTGGGTGGAGGGCATCGACGGCTTCCCGTTCGACTCGTGGGACCTCGTGCCCGTCCCCGAACCGAAGACGGTCAAGAACCGCATCCACTGGGACCTGGTGTGCGACGACGTCCCGGCCCTCGTCGCACGCGGCTGCACCGTCCTGCGGGCGCCCGACGGCGACATCTCCTGGCACGTCCTCGCCGATCCGGCGGGCAACGAGCTCTGCGCGTTCCCGTCGGCCGAGTAG
- a CDS encoding helix-turn-helix transcriptional regulator: MPTSRLTAERVRGDIDVLARAGLDVDTFLVEAMSSLGRAIPHAASCVLVVDPATQICTATFKYGQLEADNERDAEWGKIEYSGGDETSFINLFDAGLDAVAVSHATGGDIARSIRMREFLTPFYEFHDELRIVARTGGRTWGGICLHRSDEAPYEPEEVAFATAISPMLAVGLRSGLLARCATTVTGIDAAGPAVIIVDEHDELSQVSVGADVWLDELAACDNSSNPITTIVALVAGARRYARRETTILPRCRVRLRSGRWLVLHASPLAGPGATGGQVVVTMEEARPPEIVPLVVSAFQLTPRERDVAQLVLQGVETKDIAAQLHMSVYTVQDHLKSVFEKSGVRSRRELTARVFFDQYVPRMGAELAPSGWFVDEPVA; this comes from the coding sequence ATGCCCACCAGTCGGCTCACCGCAGAGCGCGTCCGCGGCGACATCGACGTGCTGGCCCGTGCCGGCCTCGACGTCGACACGTTCCTCGTCGAGGCGATGTCGTCGCTCGGCCGTGCCATCCCGCACGCCGCGTCGTGCGTGCTGGTCGTCGATCCCGCCACCCAGATCTGCACCGCGACCTTCAAGTACGGCCAGCTGGAGGCGGACAACGAGCGCGACGCCGAGTGGGGCAAGATCGAGTACAGCGGCGGCGACGAGACGAGCTTCATCAACCTGTTCGACGCCGGCCTCGATGCCGTCGCCGTGAGCCACGCCACCGGCGGTGACATCGCCCGGTCGATCCGCATGCGCGAGTTCCTCACGCCGTTCTACGAGTTCCACGACGAGCTGCGCATCGTCGCCCGCACCGGCGGGCGTACGTGGGGCGGCATCTGCCTCCACCGCAGCGACGAGGCCCCCTACGAGCCGGAGGAGGTGGCGTTCGCGACCGCCATCTCACCGATGTTGGCGGTGGGGCTCCGGTCCGGCCTGCTGGCCCGCTGCGCGACGACGGTCACCGGCATCGACGCCGCCGGACCGGCGGTGATCATCGTCGACGAGCACGACGAGCTGTCACAGGTGAGCGTCGGCGCCGACGTCTGGCTCGACGAGCTGGCGGCGTGCGACAACAGCAGCAACCCGATCACGACGATCGTCGCCCTCGTGGCCGGCGCACGACGCTACGCCCGCCGGGAGACGACGATCCTGCCCCGCTGTCGGGTGCGCCTGCGGTCGGGTCGGTGGCTCGTGCTGCACGCCTCCCCGCTGGCCGGTCCCGGCGCCACCGGCGGCCAGGTGGTCGTGACGATGGAGGAGGCGCGACCGCCCGAGATCGTCCCGCTGGTCGTGTCGGCCTTCCAGCTGACCCCGCGCGAGCGCGACGTCGCCCAACTGGTGCTGCAAGGGGTGGAGACGAAGGACATCGCAGCCCAGCTCCACATGTCCGTCTACACGGTGCAGGACCACCTGAAGTCGGTGTTCGAGAAGTCCGGCGTGCGGAGCCGGCGGGAGCTGACGGCCCGGGTGTTCTTCGACCAGTACGTGCCCCGCATGGGCGCCGAGCTGGCGCCGAGCGGTTGGTTCGTCGACGAGCCCGTCGCCTGA
- a CDS encoding Rid family hydrolase, whose product MIVELPPQSPVDDLGRLLHAGDVAAQLALAVTHVDGALHAAGLTAADLTEVRVRTTDPGALVEVREVLDEYLAASGGAPVITVVEVDLLDDPEMVVTLDVHALRPAHHA is encoded by the coding sequence GTGATCGTCGAGCTCCCCCCGCAGTCCCCGGTCGACGACCTCGGCCGGCTGCTCCACGCCGGTGACGTGGCCGCGCAGCTCGCCCTGGCGGTCACCCACGTCGACGGTGCCCTCCACGCCGCCGGCCTCACCGCCGCCGACCTCACCGAGGTCCGTGTACGTACGACCGACCCCGGCGCTCTGGTGGAGGTCCGCGAGGTGCTCGACGAGTACCTCGCGGCGTCCGGCGGCGCCCCCGTCATCACCGTCGTCGAGGTCGACCTGCTCGACGACCCCGAGATGGTCGTCACCCTCGACGTCCACGCCCTCCGACCCGCCCACCACGCCTGA
- a CDS encoding oxygen-binding di-iron domain-containing protein gives MHTNPPRHHPVEIAPDTFVIQATQGEGVAPMAVHLNSMVIRGREPIVVDTGAATHRDRYLEDLFSLVDPEDVRWVFLSHDDADHYGNLDAVMAACPHATLVTSWFQWERMENMPTIPPFRLRWIDDGGTFEANGRTYAAIRPPVYDSPTTRGLYDTGTGVYWASDCWATPVARGTANVDELDAADWRDGFTMFQLMNSPWLSVVDDARYQRSVDRVADLHIRAIASAHGPAITGGNVAVAMDMLRGLAGMDVPEGPGQPMLDEIVNGLLADAAADGR, from the coding sequence ATGCACACGAACCCGCCCCGCCACCACCCCGTCGAGATCGCTCCCGACACCTTCGTCATCCAGGCCACCCAGGGCGAAGGTGTCGCCCCGATGGCCGTGCACCTCAACTCCATGGTCATCCGTGGCCGCGAGCCGATCGTCGTCGACACCGGCGCCGCCACCCACCGGGACCGCTACCTCGAGGACCTGTTCTCGCTCGTCGACCCCGAGGACGTCCGCTGGGTCTTCCTCAGCCACGACGACGCCGACCACTACGGCAACCTCGACGCCGTGATGGCCGCCTGCCCGCACGCCACGCTCGTCACCTCGTGGTTCCAGTGGGAGCGGATGGAGAACATGCCGACCATCCCGCCGTTCCGCCTGCGCTGGATCGACGACGGCGGCACGTTCGAGGCCAACGGCCGCACCTACGCCGCCATCCGCCCGCCGGTCTACGACTCGCCGACCACCCGGGGCCTCTACGACACCGGCACCGGCGTGTACTGGGCGAGCGACTGCTGGGCCACGCCGGTCGCCCGCGGCACGGCGAACGTCGACGAGCTCGACGCCGCCGACTGGCGCGACGGCTTCACGATGTTCCAGCTGATGAACAGCCCGTGGCTGTCCGTCGTCGACGACGCCAGGTACCAGCGGTCGGTCGACCGGGTGGCCGACCTCCACATCCGCGCCATCGCCTCGGCGCACGGTCCGGCGATCACCGGCGGCAACGTCGCCGTCGCGATGGACATGCTGCGGGGCCTGGCGGGGATGGACGTCCCCGAGGGTCCGGGCCAGCCGATGCTCGACGAGATCGTGAACGGCCTGCTGGCCGACGCGGCCGCCGACGGGCGCTGA
- the sucC gene encoding ADP-forming succinate--CoA ligase subunit beta produces the protein MDLFEYQGKQFFASFGIPVSAGDAVTTVDDAVAVADRIGYPVVVKAQVQVGGRGKAGGIKLADDADEVRTHAGNILGMDIKGHTVEILWIETASDIAEEYYASFTLDRSAKKHLGMLSAEGGVEIEAVAESNPDAIAKIWVDPVDGLTEAQALEWVAAAKLNPEATEGAVDILQKLYTAYVDGDADLVEINPLIFTPDGRVHALDAKVTLDANSVFRHPDYEQYEATQVRDERETEAFEKGLQYVGLEGSVGVIANGAGLAMSTVDIVNQVGGKPANFLDIGGGANADVMAGALEVITNDPNVRSIFINIFGGITKGEEVANGIVTAMGRVQIDVPIVVRLDGTNAEQGREILEPHLSDKLLMEPTMVAAAERVVALAKN, from the coding sequence GTGGATCTCTTCGAGTACCAGGGAAAGCAGTTCTTCGCATCGTTCGGCATCCCGGTGTCCGCGGGTGACGCGGTGACGACGGTGGACGACGCCGTGGCCGTCGCCGATCGCATCGGCTACCCCGTCGTCGTGAAGGCGCAGGTGCAGGTCGGCGGCCGCGGCAAGGCCGGCGGCATCAAGCTCGCCGACGACGCCGACGAGGTCCGCACCCACGCCGGGAACATCCTCGGCATGGACATCAAGGGCCACACCGTCGAGATCCTCTGGATCGAGACCGCCTCCGACATCGCCGAGGAGTACTACGCGAGCTTCACGCTCGACCGCTCGGCCAAGAAGCACCTCGGCATGCTGTCGGCCGAGGGCGGCGTCGAGATCGAGGCCGTCGCCGAGTCCAACCCCGACGCCATCGCCAAGATCTGGGTCGACCCGGTCGACGGGCTCACCGAGGCCCAGGCCCTGGAGTGGGTCGCCGCCGCCAAGCTCAACCCCGAGGCCACCGAGGGCGCGGTCGACATCCTCCAGAAGCTGTACACGGCCTACGTCGACGGCGACGCCGACCTCGTCGAGATCAACCCGCTGATCTTCACCCCCGACGGTCGTGTCCATGCCCTCGACGCCAAGGTCACCCTCGACGCCAACTCGGTGTTCCGCCACCCGGACTACGAGCAGTACGAAGCCACCCAGGTCCGCGACGAGCGCGAGACCGAGGCGTTCGAGAAGGGCCTCCAGTACGTCGGCCTCGAGGGCTCGGTCGGCGTGATCGCCAACGGCGCCGGCCTCGCGATGTCCACCGTCGACATCGTCAACCAGGTCGGCGGCAAGCCCGCCAACTTCCTCGACATCGGCGGCGGCGCCAACGCCGACGTGATGGCCGGGGCGCTCGAGGTCATCACCAACGACCCGAACGTGCGGTCGATCTTCATCAACATCTTCGGCGGCATCACCAAGGGCGAGGAGGTGGCCAACGGCATCGTCACCGCCATGGGTCGCGTCCAGATCGACGTGCCGATCGTCGTCCGCCTCGACGGCACGAACGCCGAGCAGGGCCGCGAGATCCTCGAGCCCCACCTGAGCGACAAGCTCCTGATGGAACCGACCATGGTCGCCGCCGCCGAGCGCGTCGTCGCGCTGGCCAAGAACTGA
- the sucD gene encoding succinate--CoA ligase subunit alpha, translating to MSIFVDENTKVVYQGLTGSQGRFYGLLNREYGTQVVAGTNPKKAGTDVEGIPVYATVADAVEATGATASCIFIPAPGVKDAVIEAAEGGVKFIVAITEGVPAQDEAWFFNKLQRDFPDVQLLGPNCPGIISPGKCNIGITAGHIAKPPVEGEPSVGIVSRSGTLTYQALYELKLNDIAVSTCVGIGGDPVPGTSFIDCLKAFEADDQTDAVMMFGEIGGSAEEEAAEFISNEMSKPVVSYIAGVTAPAGKKMGHAGAIVSGGKGTAAAKMDALRAAGVHVGNNPTEASQLMVEVVNGLKK from the coding sequence ATGAGCATCTTCGTCGACGAGAACACCAAGGTCGTCTACCAGGGCCTCACCGGCAGCCAGGGCCGCTTCTACGGCCTGCTGAACCGTGAGTACGGCACGCAGGTCGTGGCCGGCACCAACCCGAAGAAGGCCGGCACCGACGTCGAGGGCATCCCCGTGTACGCCACGGTCGCCGATGCCGTCGAGGCCACCGGCGCCACCGCGTCGTGCATCTTCATCCCCGCCCCGGGCGTGAAGGACGCCGTCATCGAGGCCGCCGAGGGCGGCGTGAAGTTCATCGTGGCCATCACCGAGGGCGTCCCCGCCCAGGACGAGGCCTGGTTCTTCAACAAGCTGCAGCGGGACTTCCCCGACGTGCAGCTGCTCGGCCCGAACTGCCCCGGCATCATCAGCCCCGGCAAGTGCAACATCGGCATCACCGCCGGCCACATCGCCAAGCCGCCGGTCGAGGGCGAGCCGTCGGTCGGCATCGTCAGCCGCTCCGGCACGCTCACGTACCAGGCGCTCTACGAGCTGAAGCTGAACGACATCGCGGTGTCGACCTGCGTCGGCATCGGCGGCGACCCGGTGCCCGGCACCTCGTTCATCGACTGCCTGAAGGCGTTCGAGGCCGACGACCAGACCGACGCCGTGATGATGTTCGGCGAGATCGGCGGGTCGGCCGAGGAGGAGGCCGCCGAGTTCATCAGCAACGAGATGAGCAAGCCCGTCGTCTCCTACATCGCCGGCGTCACCGCCCCGGCCGGCAAGAAGATGGGCCACGCCGGCGCCATCGTCTCCGGCGGCAAGGGCACCGCCGCCGCCAAGATGGACGCCCTGCGCGCCGCCGGCGTGCACGTCGGCAACAACCCGACCGAGGCCAGCCAGCTGATGGTCGAGGTCGTCAACGGCCTGAAGAAGTAG